CGGTTCGAGGAAGAGCTGCAGAAGTATTACCGCATCCGCGGGCTCACCTCCCGAGGGACGTTCCCCGACCCGGACTTCCTTTCGAGGCTTCCGTGAGGGACCAGATCGCAAAGTACACGGGAAAGCTCCTGGCCGACCGGTCCGCGCTCCCCGGTCACATTGCGTTCGCCGCGCACGACGACGTCCTCCTCTCGGACGGGAACGCTACGCTCGCCCGCCTGTGCGAGAGGATCCTATCTTCCCTGGACTGTCTGGGTCTTGTGGCCGCCCGACCCTCCTTGCCGTTCGCCGACTTCCTGGTTCGCCGCGCGAAGGCCGGGGAGTCCCGCATCGTGCCGCAGGACACCGAGACGCGCACCTTCCTGCACGACATCCCCTTCCTGCGCCGGGAGGAACTGGTTGAGGATCCCCCCGCGCGTATCGGGCGCCTGCTGAGGAACCGCAAGGGGATGATTGCGGAGGGGTTGGGGATCGTCGCCGGCGGCAGCGTGACGGTCGAGCAGGCCTACATCAACTACTCCTCCGTCTTCCACGCGGCCTTCGTCACATACCTGCTCGAAGTCCTCGCGGACGGGTTTCTCCTCCGCGGGGAGAAGGAGGCGTTCGATTCCTTCCGTCGTGACTGGCTGCGGCCGCTCTCCGCCGAGGGGATCGTATTTCGAAGCGGCCCCCTGGAGGAACCGGGGGAAATCCTCGCCGAAGTGGCGGCCGTCGGCCGGTACACCGTGGAGCGAGGGCTGGTGGACTCCTTCTTCGGCAACCTCTCCTGCCGCGCAGGCGGCACGATCTACATCTCCCAGACCGCGGCCAGCCTCGACGATCTGCCCGGGCGCATCGACCCGGTCCCCATGGACGACTCCTCCACCACGGGGATCACCGCCTCCAGCGAGCTCCCGGCACACCGGCGGATCTACGAGGTGAGCGGGGCGCGGACGATTCTTCACGGCCACCCCAAGTTCGCCGTCGTCATGAGCCTGCTCTGCGAGGAGAAAGACTGCCCCGTCAAGGATTGCTGGAGGGACTGCGACAAGGTTCGGCTGCTCGGAGACACGCCGGTGGTCGCCGGGGAAATCGGGGCCGGCGGCCTTGCGAAGCGGGTCCCGCCGGTCATCGCCTTGCCGCGGAAAGCCGTTGTGTACGGGCACGGAGTTTTCACCGTGGGGGAAACGGACTTCGCCGAGGCCTTCAAAGCGATGGTCGATGTGGAGAACTGGTGCCGGCAGGAATATTTCCGGCGTCTGACGGCGAAGCTTCCGGGATGAAATCCCTCCTCGCCGTATTCCGGAGCCCCCGCCTGTTCTGGGTCCTTCTGCTGGGCTTCTCCTCGGGGATCCCCCTTGCGCTGACCGGCACGACGCTCCAGGCCTGGATGGCGACCGACAAGATCGACCTGACGGTGATCGGCGTGTTCTCCCTGGTCGGCCTCCCGTACACCGTGAAATACCTCTGGGCGCCCGTGATGGACCGGTTTATCCCGCCATTTCTCGGAAGGCGGCGCGGATGGATGCTCGTGACCCAGCTCGGGCTGGTCTTCGCGATTTCCGCGATGGCGTTTTCCAACCCCTCGGGAGCGACCACCCTTTTCGCCGTCCTTGCGTTCCTGGTGGCCTTCGTGAGCGCCAGCCAGGACGTCGTCGTGGACGCCTACCGCACGGAGGTCCTCGAGCCCGTCGAGCTGGGGCCCGGCGCGGGCGTGCACATCCTGGGGTACCGCATCGCGATGCTGACCTCGGGCGCGCTCGCCCTGATCCTGGCGGACCGGCTCCCCTGGAAGACCGTCTACCTGCTGATGGCGGGATCGATGCTCGTGGGCGTCGCCGCCTCCGTTTTTTCCCCCGAGCCGCAACTCGAGGAACGACCGCCGGCCAGCCTGAAGGAAGCGGTGGCGCAGCCGTTCGTCGAATTCCTTTCGCGGCCGGGAGCCCTGGGGATCCTGCTGTTCGTCATCCTCTACAAGCTGGACGTCGTGATGGCGACGGCGCTCACGACCCCCTTCATGCTCGAACTGGGGTTCACCAAGACCGATATCGGGGCCGTGACCAAGGGGTTCGGCATGGTTGCCACGATCGTGGGGACGCTTGCCGGAGGCGCCGTGGTGGCGAGGGCGGGAATGAAAGCTTCTCTCTGGCTCTTCGGGATCCTGCAGTCGGTTTCCACGCTGGCGTTCCTGGCGCTTGCGCGCCTTGGGCATCACTACCCGATGATGGTGGCGGCCATCGGGCTGGAGAACCTCTGCAGCGGGATGGGGACGGCGGCGTACGTCGCTTTCCTGATGAGCCTTTGCAACAAGCGCTTCACC
The genomic region above belongs to Deltaproteobacteria bacterium RBG_16_64_85 and contains:
- a CDS encoding aldolase: MRDQIAKYTGKLLADRSALPGHIAFAAHDDVLLSDGNATLARLCERILSSLDCLGLVAARPSLPFADFLVRRAKAGESRIVPQDTETRTFLHDIPFLRREELVEDPPARIGRLLRNRKGMIAEGLGIVAGGSVTVEQAYINYSSVFHAAFVTYLLEVLADGFLLRGEKEAFDSFRRDWLRPLSAEGIVFRSGPLEEPGEILAEVAAVGRYTVERGLVDSFFGNLSCRAGGTIYISQTAASLDDLPGRIDPVPMDDSSTTGITASSELPAHRRIYEVSGARTILHGHPKFAVVMSLLCEEKDCPVKDCWRDCDKVRLLGDTPVVAGEIGAGGLAKRVPPVIALPRKAVVYGHGVFTVGETDFAEAFKAMVDVENWCRQEYFRRLTAKLPG
- a CDS encoding AmpG family muropeptide MFS transporter gives rise to the protein MKSLLAVFRSPRLFWVLLLGFSSGIPLALTGTTLQAWMATDKIDLTVIGVFSLVGLPYTVKYLWAPVMDRFIPPFLGRRRGWMLVTQLGLVFAISAMAFSNPSGATTLFAVLAFLVAFVSASQDVVVDAYRTEVLEPVELGPGAGVHILGYRIAMLTSGALALILADRLPWKTVYLLMAGSMLVGVAASVFSPEPQLEERPPASLKEAVAQPFVEFLSRPGALGILLFVILYKLDVVMATALTTPFMLELGFTKTDIGAVTKGFGMVATIVGTLAGGAVVARAGMKASLWLFGILQSVSTLAFLALARLGHHYPMMVAAIGLENLCSGMGTAAYVAFLMSLCNKRFTATQYALLTSLMAITRVIVGAPTGYLAKTIGWELYFLVSMLSAVPGLLLLLLYPRWTVPSPTTTGTALASPRS